The proteins below come from a single Candidatus Kirkpatrickella diaphorinae genomic window:
- a CDS encoding DNA polymerase, with product MAGKDVTIYCDAVPGYKPISNGLQRLAAADRLIGHNTLKYDFPLINRLYPETLRLEQQVDTLIMARLFDPETRNHALKDWGERLRVAKGDFEGPWDVCTPEMLDYARQDVVVTRALYHHVKTVETWGCLETETKFAWLMFLQEQNGFRLDLKAAQALEEALRGELAELFYEAQSAFPPRFVPAAPSISQSVFHPKSDNKRLGYVAGAPLTKIKLQDFNPGSRRQVAERLQELGWKPSAYGKNGVPTVDDEILAALPYPQAQKLVRYFGIAKMLGQLSDGKTGWLKVVGEDGRVHGRVNTVGCAPGRCAHSSPNMAQVSKKDLRMRAVWVPRPGWKLVGCDGASIQARALAHYLSPYDKGKAIEREINGDKALGTDTHSVNRDALEPCGFHVPAHLTAEEAGHLKSRLRDGAKRALYCVLFGGGDFKLGATLKEVIREAGLVVPKAPETKLGKAARARLFEAIIGFDKLSNAIKAVARPRERGGRGYLTALSGFHVKCRSEHSALVFLMQSFEVSIMKFAAVIFHFEKCVAHGWEHGRDFAYCANVHDEVQIECHPEIADAVGKAFAASIKEAGERLGSRCPMEGDYIVGDNWKETH from the coding sequence GTGGCGGGCAAAGATGTCACGATTTATTGTGACGCGGTGCCCGGCTATAAACCCATCTCCAATGGCCTCCAACGCCTCGCAGCCGCCGATCGCCTGATCGGGCACAACACGCTCAAATATGACTTTCCCCTCATTAACCGCCTTTACCCTGAGACGCTTCGCCTCGAGCAGCAAGTCGATACGCTCATCATGGCGCGGCTCTTCGACCCAGAGACACGCAACCACGCTTTGAAAGACTGGGGAGAGCGTTTGCGTGTCGCTAAAGGAGACTTTGAAGGCCCTTGGGATGTCTGCACGCCTGAGATGCTTGATTACGCCCGGCAGGATGTCGTCGTCACGCGGGCGCTGTATCACCACGTCAAGACCGTTGAGACATGGGGCTGCCTGGAAACGGAAACGAAATTTGCCTGGCTCATGTTTCTGCAAGAGCAGAACGGTTTTCGTCTCGATTTAAAAGCGGCTCAGGCGCTGGAGGAGGCGTTGCGCGGCGAGCTCGCTGAGCTCTTTTACGAGGCGCAGTCGGCTTTTCCACCCCGCTTTGTCCCTGCCGCGCCCTCAATCTCTCAATCCGTTTTTCATCCGAAAAGCGACAATAAGCGCTTGGGATATGTAGCGGGCGCACCGCTTACAAAAATCAAGTTGCAGGATTTCAACCCTGGTTCACGGCGACAGGTCGCGGAGCGCTTACAGGAGCTGGGATGGAAACCGTCAGCATACGGTAAGAATGGGGTTCCCACCGTTGATGACGAGATACTCGCCGCCCTGCCTTACCCGCAGGCACAGAAGCTCGTCCGCTATTTCGGTATCGCGAAAATGCTGGGCCAGCTCAGCGACGGCAAGACGGGATGGCTCAAAGTTGTCGGTGAAGATGGCCGGGTCCACGGGCGGGTTAACACGGTCGGATGCGCACCAGGCCGATGCGCGCATAGCAGCCCGAACATGGCGCAAGTCTCGAAGAAAGATCTGCGCATGCGCGCGGTGTGGGTGCCTCGCCCAGGGTGGAAGCTCGTCGGTTGCGACGGGGCCTCCATTCAAGCGCGCGCCCTTGCACATTATCTGAGCCCTTACGATAAAGGCAAAGCCATTGAGCGTGAAATCAATGGTGATAAGGCGCTCGGAACAGACACACACTCAGTTAACCGAGATGCGTTGGAGCCGTGCGGCTTTCACGTCCCGGCGCATCTGACCGCAGAGGAGGCAGGGCACCTTAAATCCCGTCTGCGCGACGGCGCAAAACGCGCTCTTTACTGCGTTCTCTTCGGTGGGGGCGATTTCAAACTCGGTGCGACTTTGAAAGAGGTCATCAGGGAAGCTGGGCTCGTTGTTCCGAAAGCCCCCGAGACGAAGCTCGGAAAAGCCGCCAGAGCGCGTTTATTCGAAGCCATCATCGGTTTTGACAAACTTTCAAATGCGATCAAAGCCGTTGCAAGGCCCCGGGAGAGAGGCGGACGCGGATATTTGACCGCTCTGTCAGGCTTCCACGTGAAGTGCCGGTCTGAGCACTCCGCGCTCGTATTCCTTATGCAGAGCTTTGAGGTCTCCATCATGAAATTTGCTGCTGTCATATTCCATTTCGAGAAATGTGTGGCGCATGGCTGGGAGCATGGACGTGACTTTGCCTATTGCGCCAATGTTCATGACGAAGTCCAAATCGAGTGCCACCCGGAAATTGCAGATGCGGTCGGCAAAGCCTTTGCAGCATCAATCAAAGAGGCAGGTGAGCGCCTTGGCTCACGATGTCCAATGGAAGGAGATTATATCGTCGGAGACAATTGGAAAGAAACGCATTGA
- a CDS encoding toprim domain-containing protein, producing the protein MNNSSEYLEKTACLDCGSSDACALYADGHTHCFSCGVHHQSRDAPSKKKDGCKASDFISGTYEPLTKRKITEATCRKLGYLVGIDGSGKHVQIAEYFDKDGERVAQKIRYPDKTFRVVGDLKSATLFGQTKWAAGGKRVVVTEGEIDALSVCQAFNDSWPVVSIPSGAQSARKALSRSIEWLESFTEVVLMFDNDEPGRAAASECASLFSPGRCKLATLPRKDANECLQHGEVKAITQGVYQARGYRPDGLVTLEEIEDRVLKPTETGRAWWDDRLTAATFGRRFGEVYLLGAGTGVGKTDFLTQQIAYDLQQGWRCGVLFLEQGVAETARRIAGKMVGKIFHVAPSQEATSDLEAAWGKLKTLPLDLYENFGAMDWGNIKGRIRFMVQSLGCEHIYLDHLTALAAAEEDERKGLERIMAEAAALANELHFTFHIVSHLSTPDGKPHEEGGRVMIRHFKGSRAIGYWAHAMFGLERDQQDESQRNRSVLRCLKDRFTGRATGRTFPYEYDQENGLLTPIDKCIGENYGFTASEDF; encoded by the coding sequence GTGAACAATTCCTCTGAATATCTTGAGAAAACTGCATGTCTTGATTGCGGCTCCTCGGATGCGTGCGCCCTTTATGCCGATGGGCACACGCATTGTTTTTCATGCGGTGTTCATCATCAGAGCCGTGATGCTCCCTCAAAGAAAAAGGACGGGTGTAAAGCGTCAGATTTTATTTCGGGGACATATGAGCCTCTCACAAAACGTAAGATCACCGAGGCGACCTGTCGAAAACTTGGCTACCTTGTCGGGATCGACGGAAGCGGCAAACATGTCCAGATCGCGGAATATTTTGACAAAGACGGTGAGCGCGTCGCGCAGAAAATTCGCTATCCTGACAAAACCTTTCGCGTGGTGGGCGACCTCAAATCTGCGACGCTTTTTGGGCAAACCAAATGGGCGGCAGGCGGCAAACGAGTTGTTGTAACAGAGGGTGAAATTGACGCTCTGAGTGTTTGCCAAGCCTTCAATGATTCGTGGCCGGTCGTTTCCATTCCGTCCGGGGCGCAAAGTGCGCGCAAGGCTCTCAGCAGGTCTATCGAGTGGTTGGAGAGCTTCACCGAAGTCGTCTTAATGTTCGATAATGACGAGCCAGGTCGCGCCGCTGCTTCGGAGTGTGCCTCTTTATTTTCGCCTGGACGATGCAAGCTGGCGACGCTCCCGCGCAAGGACGCTAATGAGTGTCTCCAGCACGGTGAGGTTAAAGCGATCACGCAAGGGGTCTATCAGGCCCGTGGTTACCGCCCCGACGGGCTCGTCACTCTTGAGGAGATCGAAGACCGCGTCCTGAAACCGACGGAGACGGGTCGCGCCTGGTGGGATGACCGCTTGACCGCCGCAACGTTCGGGCGGCGCTTCGGGGAGGTCTATCTTCTCGGCGCGGGGACGGGGGTCGGGAAAACCGACTTTCTGACACAGCAAATCGCTTACGACCTCCAACAAGGTTGGCGTTGCGGAGTCCTTTTCCTCGAACAGGGCGTTGCCGAAACCGCACGGCGCATCGCTGGGAAAATGGTCGGAAAAATCTTTCACGTGGCACCGTCGCAGGAGGCCACATCTGATCTAGAGGCGGCTTGGGGCAAGCTGAAAACGCTTCCGCTCGATCTCTATGAAAATTTTGGCGCAATGGATTGGGGCAATATCAAGGGCCGTATCCGGTTCATGGTCCAATCTCTCGGTTGTGAGCATATTTACCTCGACCACCTTACGGCACTCGCCGCCGCTGAGGAGGATGAGCGAAAAGGTCTGGAGCGCATTATGGCGGAAGCGGCCGCCTTGGCGAACGAGCTCCATTTCACCTTCCACATCGTCAGCCACCTCTCCACACCTGATGGCAAACCCCATGAGGAGGGAGGGCGCGTCATGATCCGACATTTTAAAGGCAGTCGCGCCATCGGATATTGGGCGCACGCCATGTTCGGGCTGGAGCGTGATCAGCAGGATGAATCCCAACGAAATCGCTCGGTGCTGCGCTGCCTCAAAGATCGCTTCACGGGCCGCGCAACGGGGCGAACCTTTCCATACGAATATGACCAGGAAAACGGGCTTCTTACGCCCATTGATAAATGCATCGGAGAAAATTATGGCTTTACGGCGTCAGAAGACTTTTAA
- a CDS encoding RusA family crossover junction endodeoxyribonuclease, translating to MSVPTVPISDPRCVHQTLAAIEWISRHCGEVRHLQVEAEPRPESLRAAIRGKHAILYKGKLYDAFLSEAVRQLAAQRPNEPLNGDLIGVAEIISTKPKTTKRARPKGDVDNLVKGVLDALTQSRCIVDDDNLMSLVIGKRWALPEEKAGVRICIGRLDPPE from the coding sequence ATGTCAGTGCCAACAGTGCCGATTTCTGACCCGCGCTGTGTCCATCAGACGCTCGCGGCAATTGAGTGGATCAGCAGACATTGCGGCGAGGTGCGCCATCTCCAAGTGGAGGCTGAGCCACGCCCTGAGAGCCTCAGAGCCGCGATCAGGGGCAAACACGCCATACTTTATAAAGGCAAGCTTTACGATGCGTTTCTGTCTGAAGCTGTCAGGCAGCTCGCGGCGCAACGCCCCAATGAACCGCTTAATGGTGACCTCATTGGCGTTGCTGAGATTATCAGCACAAAGCCTAAGACGACAAAGCGCGCCCGTCCCAAGGGCGACGTGGACAATCTGGTCAAAGGCGTTCTGGATGCGCTGACGCAGTCACGATGCATCGTTGATGACGACAATCTTATGAGCCTCGTCATCGGAAAGCGCTGGGCGCTGCCAGAGGAAAAAGCAGGTGTCAGAATCTGCATCGGCAGGCTGGACCCGCCTGAATGA
- a CDS encoding DNA-directed RNA polymerase codes for MTHAQGGFFLIKEPLIKGDAHQHTCAVWEALSIPDITALNHAQATRWRINSFILDTQRKAFADQIPLPAIPIERSPLSAIPVDYMQWRETIRQGRKKFFSDEMWESFSDDERTEIRQKLAKAHSEGVALVSQVAAFTDRLAVAEELRNEASIFMPHNKDFRGRIYPTITSGPHPQLDDAGRALLHFSGGKRLGELGYYWLLVHAANSWGFDKAPLDLRACWALDHRSEMIAASRDPFEDAWWREADAPWTFLATCHELAIAWQSEAPENFVSHLPVSLDGTCNGLQHLSAMVLDPKGARATNLSASETRNDIYVEVGRAFRTLYEKQVADDAIKQASYHDRIDDERFLRDFVKRGVMTTPYGVTAKGLEDQLLNSDCLSGEPAEKRKEAREAARLLTDALEEQMGPARVVMKWLGDVAENLAKAELPFTWRTPLGSTIQQAYRKPSINRVSTLLGQLHLQSTDPTLSLNPKKQRAGASPNFIHSFDAAHMSMTVNLAYERGVRDFALVHDSFGTHAADVEILARALRETFVQIYETDQLKALALDVTRVAPSVAIPDIPRRGAFDIHEVLKAPFFFS; via the coding sequence ATGACACATGCTCAAGGAGGCTTTTTCCTTATCAAGGAGCCCCTGATTAAGGGGGACGCGCACCAACATACATGCGCCGTGTGGGAAGCGCTCAGCATTCCTGACATAACGGCTTTAAATCACGCACAGGCGACGCGATGGCGGATCAACTCGTTTATACTCGATACGCAGCGTAAAGCGTTCGCCGACCAAATTCCGCTTCCCGCCATACCGATCGAGAGGTCGCCGCTCTCCGCCATCCCTGTCGACTATATGCAGTGGCGTGAAACGATCAGACAGGGGCGGAAGAAGTTCTTTTCTGATGAGATGTGGGAAAGCTTCTCGGACGATGAGCGCACGGAGATCAGGCAGAAATTGGCCAAGGCGCACAGTGAAGGAGTCGCCCTCGTAAGTCAGGTTGCGGCCTTCACGGACCGTCTCGCGGTCGCAGAGGAGTTGCGGAACGAGGCGAGCATTTTCATGCCGCACAATAAGGATTTTCGAGGACGCATCTATCCAACAATCACGTCAGGTCCCCATCCTCAGCTTGATGATGCGGGGCGCGCTCTTCTCCACTTCTCAGGAGGGAAAAGGTTAGGTGAGTTAGGTTACTACTGGCTTCTCGTGCATGCTGCGAATTCCTGGGGTTTTGACAAGGCCCCACTCGATCTGCGTGCCTGCTGGGCACTGGACCATAGGTCAGAGATGATCGCAGCCTCCCGCGATCCTTTCGAAGATGCCTGGTGGCGGGAGGCGGACGCCCCATGGACCTTTTTAGCAACGTGTCACGAGCTTGCCATCGCCTGGCAATCCGAAGCACCCGAAAACTTTGTGAGCCACTTACCCGTGTCTCTCGACGGCACTTGTAACGGGCTTCAGCACCTCAGCGCGATGGTGCTTGATCCGAAAGGGGCACGCGCCACTAATCTATCTGCGTCGGAAACGCGCAACGATATTTACGTGGAGGTTGGCCGCGCCTTCCGCACGCTCTACGAAAAGCAGGTCGCTGACGACGCGATCAAGCAAGCCTCCTATCATGACCGAATCGATGATGAGCGTTTTCTTCGCGACTTCGTCAAGCGCGGCGTTATGACGACGCCTTACGGGGTGACTGCAAAAGGTTTGGAGGATCAGCTTCTCAATTCGGATTGTCTTTCTGGAGAACCAGCGGAAAAACGCAAAGAGGCGCGCGAGGCGGCAAGGTTACTGACGGATGCCCTGGAAGAGCAAATGGGTCCCGCCCGGGTCGTCATGAAGTGGCTTGGAGATGTTGCTGAGAATTTGGCAAAGGCCGAATTGCCCTTCACCTGGCGCACGCCGCTCGGATCAACGATACAGCAGGCCTATCGGAAGCCCTCCATCAATCGTGTCTCAACTCTCCTCGGCCAACTCCACCTGCAATCGACGGACCCCACATTGAGCCTTAATCCGAAGAAGCAGAGGGCCGGGGCGTCACCAAATTTTATTCACAGTTTTGACGCCGCGCACATGTCGATGACGGTCAATCTCGCTTATGAACGCGGCGTGCGAGATTTCGCCCTCGTCCATGACAGTTTCGGCACCCACGCAGCGGACGTTGAAATCCTCGCGCGCGCTCTAAGAGAGACATTCGTGCAAATCTATGAAACGGATCAATTGAAGGCTCTGGCTTTGGATGTCACGCGCGTCGCGCCCAGCGTCGCGATCCCAGACATTCCGCGTCGAGGGGCCTTTGACATTCACGAGGTGCTCAAAGCGCCCTTCTTCTTCTCGTGA
- the metZ gene encoding O-succinylhomoserine sulfhydrylase: protein MKSHNFGLTTSLLHADTYRTPHGETSEAIFLTSGFVYDSAEQAAATFMGEENHFQYSRFGNPTTDALQDRLARLEGAEACIVTSTGMGAISSALLAHAKSGDRVVASRALFGSCHWIIATLLPRYGIETVFVDVHDEAGWEEALSVPTSAVLIETPSNPMLDIIDVRKIADLSHRAGALLMVDNVFASPIGQKPLSLGADVVLYSCTKHIDGQGRVLGGAILGKADWIKDVVQPFTRNTGNSLSPFNAWVLLKGLETLPLRDRAMASNAAMVADFLAGHKAIRKLHYPGRADHPAASLIRQQMSHGGSLIAFELRGDQEKAFRFMNALKLITISNNLGDSRSLITHPASTTHMRVPAEERARLGITEAVLRLSIGLEESEDLIADLAQALEEMDH, encoded by the coding sequence ATGAAATCCCACAATTTTGGTCTGACAACATCCCTCCTTCATGCGGATACTTACCGCACACCTCACGGAGAGACAAGCGAGGCCATTTTCCTGACCTCAGGCTTTGTTTACGATAGTGCAGAGCAGGCCGCCGCGACTTTCATGGGGGAGGAAAATCATTTCCAATATTCCCGCTTCGGCAACCCGACGACGGATGCTTTACAGGATCGCCTCGCGCGGCTTGAAGGTGCTGAAGCCTGTATTGTCACCTCCACGGGGATGGGGGCCATCTCTTCGGCGCTTTTAGCGCATGCCAAATCGGGTGACCGGGTCGTCGCCTCGCGCGCGCTGTTCGGGTCCTGCCACTGGATCATCGCCACGCTGCTGCCGCGTTACGGAATCGAGACCGTCTTTGTCGACGTCCATGATGAGGCCGGTTGGGAAGAAGCCTTGTCCGTGCCAACATCAGCCGTGCTGATTGAAACCCCCTCCAACCCGATGCTCGACATCATCGATGTTCGGAAAATCGCCGATCTTTCGCATCGTGCGGGGGCGCTTCTAATGGTGGATAATGTCTTCGCGTCGCCCATCGGGCAGAAACCATTGTCACTTGGCGCGGATGTCGTCCTCTATTCCTGCACGAAGCATATTGACGGCCAGGGACGCGTCCTTGGTGGGGCCATCCTGGGAAAAGCGGATTGGATTAAAGATGTCGTGCAGCCCTTCACGCGTAATACGGGTAACAGCCTGTCGCCCTTCAATGCGTGGGTCTTATTGAAAGGGCTGGAAACCCTCCCGCTCCGGGACCGCGCCATGGCGTCAAACGCGGCGATGGTGGCTGACTTCCTTGCGGGCCACAAAGCGATCCGAAAGTTGCACTATCCCGGACGCGCGGATCACCCCGCCGCGTCCCTCATCCGTCAGCAGATGAGCCATGGCGGCAGCCTTATCGCTTTTGAATTGCGGGGTGATCAGGAGAAGGCATTTCGATTCATGAATGCGCTCAAGCTCATCACCATCTCAAATAATCTGGGCGATTCCCGCAGCCTCATCACACACCCGGCCTCAACAACCCATATGCGCGTGCCGGCGGAAGAGCGTGCCCGGCTTGGGATTACCGAGGCAGTGCTGCGCCTTTCCATCGGGTTGGAGGAGAGTGAAGATCTGATCGCGGATCTCGCCCAGGCACTGGAGGAGATGGATCATTAA
- the apaG gene encoding Co2+/Mg2+ efflux protein ApaG — protein MADRDSSSGLLPQTSGEFSDILDAPPAFEARTGDIVVTVRPFWLDDQSAPDEHRYVWAYTIQVENNGTQTIQILSRHWCITDGSGRSDHVHGEGIIGEQPIIASGAVFEYTSGAALHTPSGIMQGTYHVIIPSTGQRFDVLVPTFSLDSPHHRATIH, from the coding sequence ATGGCAGATCGTGACTCCAGCTCGGGGCTCCTCCCGCAAACAAGTGGTGAGTTTTCGGATATTCTCGATGCTCCCCCCGCGTTCGAAGCGCGCACCGGCGACATCGTCGTCACCGTGCGTCCCTTCTGGCTGGATGATCAATCCGCGCCGGATGAGCACCGCTATGTCTGGGCCTACACGATCCAGGTGGAAAATAACGGCACGCAAACCATCCAGATCCTGAGTCGTCACTGGTGCATCACAGATGGCAGTGGCCGATCTGATCATGTTCATGGTGAAGGGATCATCGGTGAGCAGCCGATCATCGCGAGCGGCGCCGTTTTTGAATATACATCCGGCGCCGCTCTGCACACGCCGTCAGGCATTATGCAGGGCACTTACCACGTCATCATTCCCTCGACCGGGCAGAGGTTTGACGTGCTCGTCCCGACTTTCAGTCTCGACAGCCCGCATCATAGAGCGACAATCCATTAG
- a CDS encoding sugar porter family MFS transporter, giving the protein MSDIDQAAAEPSHRPLAGRMLFAALLASIAGLMFGLDIGVISGARQFIAHEFNASNTEQGLIVSFMMFGAMAGALGANPISLHLGRRMALIISAFLFVLGSLLCAFAPSAIFLMVARAVLGLAVGVASFVAPLYISEVADERRRGGLISTYQLMVTIGILLAFVSDAILAYWGAWRLMLGIVAIPGILFFIGAFFLPDSPRWLMLRGREKEALAVLHDLRESQSEVAREVEDIKEQLEIKKSQRGFGMFLQDGNFRRAVFLGIVLQLVQQLTGINAVMYFAPTIFESSGFGQDGALWSTAIVGLVNCLATFIAIGYADNFGRRRLLTVGFFAMALGMGGLAVLLTIGVDTSPILPYLSVGFLLLFIVGFASSAGPMIWVLCSEIQPLKGRDFGVTCSTFSNWSTNFVIGLTFLPLLSMLGAGNTMWLFAALNAAFIIFTQSFVPETKDVSLESIESKLRRGIRLRDIGQ; this is encoded by the coding sequence TTGAGTGATATAGACCAGGCGGCAGCCGAACCTTCGCACCGTCCGCTCGCGGGGCGGATGCTTTTCGCAGCACTTCTCGCATCAATTGCAGGCTTGATGTTCGGGCTCGATATCGGCGTCATTTCTGGTGCACGTCAATTCATAGCGCATGAATTCAATGCCTCGAATACAGAGCAAGGACTCATCGTCAGCTTCATGATGTTCGGCGCGATGGCCGGGGCACTGGGCGCTAACCCGATCTCGCTTCATCTGGGGCGACGCATGGCGCTTATTATCAGCGCTTTTCTGTTCGTTCTCGGCTCTTTGCTCTGCGCTTTTGCCCCTTCCGCCATTTTCCTGATGGTGGCGCGCGCGGTGCTGGGCCTCGCCGTCGGTGTCGCGAGCTTCGTCGCCCCGCTTTACATCTCGGAAGTCGCGGATGAGCGTCGTCGTGGCGGGTTGATTTCCACTTATCAGCTCATGGTCACAATCGGCATTCTCCTCGCTTTCGTCTCTGACGCGATTCTCGCCTATTGGGGCGCCTGGCGGCTAATGCTCGGGATTGTCGCCATCCCCGGAATTCTCTTTTTCATCGGTGCGTTCTTCCTGCCGGACAGCCCGCGCTGGCTGATGCTGCGGGGCCGGGAAAAGGAAGCCCTCGCCGTGTTGCATGACCTGCGCGAGTCCCAATCGGAAGTCGCGCGTGAGGTCGAGGATATCAAGGAACAGCTTGAGATAAAAAAAAGCCAGCGTGGTTTCGGTATGTTCCTGCAGGATGGGAATTTCCGCCGCGCTGTCTTCCTCGGCATCGTGTTGCAGCTTGTGCAGCAGCTGACCGGTATCAATGCGGTCATGTATTTCGCACCCACGATTTTTGAAAGCTCGGGCTTTGGTCAGGATGGGGCTTTGTGGAGCACCGCAATTGTCGGGCTCGTCAACTGCCTCGCAACTTTCATCGCCATTGGCTACGCGGATAATTTCGGGCGCCGCAGACTTCTGACGGTCGGGTTTTTCGCGATGGCGTTGGGCATGGGCGGACTTGCCGTCCTTCTGACAATCGGGGTGGATACGTCTCCGATCCTGCCTTACCTCTCTGTCGGCTTCCTGCTGCTCTTCATTGTCGGGTTCGCCTCCTCCGCCGGCCCGATGATCTGGGTGCTGTGCTCTGAAATTCAGCCTCTTAAAGGCCGGGATTTCGGGGTGACATGCTCGACATTCTCCAACTGGTCGACCAATTTTGTCATCGGGCTGACCTTCCTGCCGTTACTTTCCATGCTGGGCGCAGGGAACACGATGTGGCTCTTCGCCGCGCTCAATGCAGCCTTCATCATCTTCACGCAGAGCTTCGTGCCTGAAACGAAAGATGTGTCGCTTGAAAGCATTGAATCGAAATTGCGCCGCGGTATCCGGCTGCGCGATATCGGGCAGTAA
- the ispF gene encoding 2-C-methyl-D-erythritol 2,4-cyclodiphosphate synthase, with product MRVAVILLAAGTGRRFASGLKRLVSKGGQSAFYDAAGNAADLPKQYWLFDGKPVIRHAAEALLPFVDVIQPVGDAAALSQLLDGLPILPPVPGGAERQDSVRAGLEALAALETPPEYVLVHDGARPYVPHFVTQGVLDALQHYKAAIPAVKLADTLKRVEGGVIQGTIDRANLHRAQTPQGFHFPALLAHHRRHERSETDDAALFEAAGEAVAIVPGDEDNIKLTQAEDLVRLERLLGTPPCPRTGLGYDVHAFADDRDLIICGVKIPHERGLAGHSDADVGIHTLCDAIYGALSEGDIGYHFPPSKNEWKDMDSARFLIHAGQRIRERGGRLVNADITIICERPKIGPHVAAMRARLASLLEVDMERISVKATTSERLGFTGREEGIAATAVATVLLP from the coding sequence ATGCGAGTAGCCGTCATTCTTCTTGCGGCCGGTACCGGTCGTCGCTTCGCCTCCGGGCTGAAACGCCTCGTTTCAAAAGGCGGTCAATCAGCCTTTTATGACGCGGCCGGGAATGCGGCGGATCTCCCCAAACAATATTGGCTGTTTGATGGCAAGCCGGTCATCCGCCACGCAGCGGAAGCCCTCCTGCCTTTCGTCGATGTGATTCAGCCTGTCGGTGACGCAGCGGCACTCTCCCAGCTTCTTGACGGTTTGCCGATCCTCCCGCCTGTGCCTGGCGGGGCGGAAAGGCAGGATAGTGTCCGCGCCGGGCTGGAGGCCCTGGCCGCGCTAGAGACCCCTCCCGAATATGTGCTTGTCCATGACGGTGCACGCCCCTACGTGCCGCATTTCGTGACTCAGGGCGTTCTTGATGCCCTCCAGCATTACAAAGCTGCCATCCCGGCCGTGAAACTCGCGGACACTCTCAAACGTGTTGAAGGCGGCGTTATTCAGGGCACGATTGACCGGGCGAATCTGCACCGCGCGCAAACCCCTCAAGGTTTTCACTTTCCGGCCCTTCTGGCCCATCACAGGCGGCATGAACGCTCTGAAACCGACGATGCCGCGTTGTTTGAGGCGGCAGGTGAAGCGGTCGCCATCGTTCCGGGCGATGAGGATAATATCAAACTTACCCAAGCGGAGGACCTGGTGCGATTGGAGAGATTGCTGGGCACGCCCCCCTGCCCGCGCACAGGGCTTGGTTACGATGTGCATGCTTTTGCGGATGACCGTGATCTGATTATTTGCGGCGTTAAAATCCCGCATGAACGCGGCCTTGCCGGGCATTCCGACGCCGATGTCGGCATCCACACTTTATGTGACGCAATTTACGGCGCTTTGTCTGAAGGCGACATCGGCTATCACTTCCCGCCTTCGAAGAATGAATGGAAGGATATGGACTCGGCCCGTTTCCTCATCCATGCGGGGCAGCGCATCCGTGAGCGCGGCGGTCGCCTCGTTAATGCCGATATCACCATTATTTGTGAGCGCCCTAAAATCGGGCCTCATGTTGCGGCAATGCGCGCGCGGCTGGCATCCTTGCTGGAGGTCGATATGGAGCGGATTTCCGTCAAGGCGACAACGTCCGAACGGCTCGGCTTTACGGGGCGGGAGGAAGGAATTGCGGCAACGGCCGTCGCGACCGTCCTGCTACCCTAA
- a CDS encoding ATP12 family protein, which yields MRGNRVFWSDVTIERAAADQWAILLDGKPVALPAGSSLIVPSAALAEKIADEWRLCCKNAIFNPEHMPLTQLAATQLERIAPRRREVVAQLVDIFRSDALLYRHGDDSLGQAQTRIFASPRETFEEMFGCALPWSEEITPIDIADGVIEAIEARLSSYDDVALTGLSVLSSMTASLILAHAILYGAITVDTGIACAFIEENAQMARWGRDEDREAGQASCRREIEHVLEYAALSATGQAV from the coding sequence GTGAGGGGAAACAGGGTCTTCTGGTCTGACGTCACGATTGAGCGCGCGGCGGCGGATCAGTGGGCCATTTTGCTTGACGGGAAACCGGTCGCGCTGCCAGCCGGGTCAAGCTTGATTGTGCCCTCCGCCGCCCTTGCTGAGAAAATTGCTGATGAATGGCGACTCTGCTGTAAAAACGCGATTTTCAACCCGGAGCACATGCCGCTCACGCAACTTGCCGCCACGCAATTGGAACGTATCGCGCCGCGTCGGCGTGAGGTCGTGGCGCAACTTGTTGATATCTTCCGCTCTGACGCGCTTTTATATCGTCATGGTGATGATTCACTCGGGCAGGCGCAGACGCGGATTTTCGCGTCGCCACGCGAGACGTTTGAGGAAATGTTTGGTTGCGCTCTGCCCTGGTCTGAAGAGATCACGCCGATTGACATCGCGGATGGGGTTATCGAAGCTATTGAAGCGCGCTTATCAAGCTACGACGATGTCGCCCTGACCGGCCTTTCCGTTCTTTCATCCATGACGGCGAGCCTCATTCTCGCCCATGCCATTCTTTATGGCGCCATCACAGTCGATACGGGGATCGCCTGCGCCTTTATCGAGGAAAACGCACAGATGGCGCGCTGGGGGCGCGATGAGGATCGTGAGGCGGGACAGGCATCCTGCCGTCGCGAGATAGAGCACGTGCTGGAATACGCCGCCTTGAGTGCAACGGGTCAGGCAGTGTGA